The sequence TTGTCCTATGGTAACGAATTGACATAATTACCCTCAGACGGgccttttttaatttttttatttttttaaatatatttggatatataaaaaaaatttacaaagaATCTGTTATAATTTATCTGTCTTACATAGAATTGCGTTTAAACTTTTATGAAAAATCACCTAATCTAAATTTTGATGTAATCTCTGGGATTTTTATATATTCAATCATGTACCCAGCGATAGTGCTATAAATTGTGCTTTATGGGTAGCTTTAGGAatttctattatatatatatattttttaaattatatggtcaatcattatataatataagACAATTCAACAATGTAAGTGGAGCTCTAATGTGGAATTATACGTTATGAACTATGTCATATTatccttgaaaaaaaaaaaagaaagaaagactGTGTCGCCTTGAGAAGGAAAGGTTGATAGGTTATCTGTcgattattttgtaaaatagtcattaaataaataatatatttgaagTTCTAAGTATATTGGACAATAGCTCTTTCCTAGCAAATAATTGGAATAGGGAGAGAGAACAAATAAATTAATGatgtaaaaaaaacaaaacaacaaaattaacGAAAACAACAACtcgaatttatttttttaaaaaaatttagccaaaatcttaaaatttaaaCCAAATAAATGAAGCCCCTGAAATACAGAATTAACATCAGTGGATAACAAAATATTACAAGCTAACAACATAAATTCTAAGATTTTCTCAATACCAATGCAAAAGAAATCTGAGAAAAGAACATCAACCTctatttttagtgtttttttttaattaataatccATTCAGAAAAATATGGAGAAATATAAGCAAGGCCTTCTAAATTCAGTGCATAGAATTCACGCAAACCTccaaaatcttgaggtgaaaATGCTCCAAAAAATATGCTTCACCAACCTCATGCATCTTCCCTCTTACCCTCCATATATTCACCATTGTTTCTTCTTGTTTGTCTTTACAATTAGCGGCCTTGGGCTTGTCCTAGGGGGTAGGCAATGGCGAACCCTCGGAAAAAAATGGCTTTCGGCTGCTTTCTCtttgttttttcttttctctcCTCTTCGTTTTCTTATGCATCAACTGATCTTCAAGCAGCACATGTTGCAAGTCGCCAGCTTTTACATTTGGCGAGAGGGGAAGATCTTCTTCTTGAGTATGAGTTTCCGGTTGATTCAGGGGCCACTTTCCCGAATTCTAGGCTAAAAAAAGCTTATGTTGCCCTCCAGGAATGGAAGAAGGCCATTTATTCTGATCCATTTAACTTTACGTGTAATTGGGAGGGAGCGGATGTGTGCGCGTACAAGGGTGTCTTTTGCGAGCAGGCATTGGATGATTCTAATGACACTGTGGTCGCCGGGGTCGACTTGAACCATGCAGACATCGCTGGGCATCTTCCCGAAGCTCTTGGGTACTTATCAGACATTAGTCTTCTACATATAAACTCAAACCGGTTTTGTGGGATCGTGCCACCGTCAATCAAGCAAATGAAGCTTCTCCACGAGCTCGATTTAAGCAACAATCGGTTCGTGGGACCTTTTCCGGATGTTGTGTTGGAACTTCCCAACCTCAAGTACCTTGATCTAAGGTTCAATGATTTTGAAGGGGAATTGCCAAAAGAATTATTCGAAAAAGACCTCGATGCCATTTTCTTGAACAACAACAGGTTTCATTCTAACATCCCCGAGAATCTAGGCAACTCCCCGGCTTCTGTGGTGGTGATCTCCAACAACAAGTTGAAGGGATGCATTCCACAAAGCATTGGAAACATGGCAGGCATGTTGGACGAATTTATCGCATCCAAAAACGATCTTTCTGGATGTTTGCCTGAAGAAATTACCCTTCTGAACACTACCACAGTTTTTGACATTAGTGGTAACAAGTTCGTGGGCGACCTTCCACAAGGCATGGAATACATGCAAGGCCTCGAAATCTTAGACGTTGAAAAGAACATGCTTAGGGGTAAGGTGCCTGAAAGTATTTGCACTTTGCCAAGTTTGAAGAATTTTACATTCTCTTTGAACTACTTTGATACAAAGGATCCACAATGTTATCCCGGCGTCATACCCGAGCTTGTGGTGTATGGAAAGAAAAATTGTTTTGCTGGAGAACGGCAACAGAGATCGGAAGATGACTGCTACAAAACTTTGAAAGAAGTGGTGGATTGCAGCTCTACAGGATGCAGGCCTTCTAATGATGGTCAAGGGGCAAAGCCGAAGATCCCAAAAAATCATGGTCCTTCAAAATCAAGCCCCAATAAAGAAACTCCCAGGGAAAATCCACCAACGGCAAAACCTGGTTCTAGCCCATCTGTACCAAAGTCACAACCAACAAATCCTAAACCAAAGTTTTCCCAGTCACCACCGATTCCACAGGTTCATAAACCAGGGCACTCAAACCCACCAAAGGCTTCGATTCCACCTCCCACAGTGAGACCACATAAGGTTCCGAAACATACTCCAATTCCGACTTCTCCTAAACCAGAGAAACCGATTCCACATACAATTGGTGGATCTTACACATCACCTCCACCACCACTTATCTTCTCACCCCCACCAACTCCAGTTTTCTCCCCTCAACAGCCAGTGCACTCACCTCCACCATCCCATAGAAACTCGTCGCCGCCTCCTGTTTTCTCCCCTCCACCTCCAGTATACTCACCACCACCATCAGCTCCAGTTGTCTCACCTCCACCTCCAGTACACTCACCACCACCACGTCCCATACACTCACCTCCTCCACCACCTCCCACCGTCTCTCCTCCTCCACCTCCAGTGTACTCACCACCTCCACCACCTCCCACGGTCTCCCCTCCTCCACCTCCAGTGTACTCACCGCCGCCACCACCTCCCACCGTCTCTCCTCCTCCACCTCCAGTGTACTCACCGCCGCCACCACCTCCCATTTTCTCTCCTCCACCTCCAGTGTACTCACCACCACCACCGCCTGTTCACTCCCCACCTCCTCCACCAGTGTACTCCCCTCCCCCGCCCCCTATTTTCtctccaccaccaccaccagtTTTCTCACCCCCACCTCCCGTCCAATCACCACCACCATTGTTCTCTCCACCACCGCCACCAACACCTCAACCATCACCACCTCCTCCAGTTTTCAAACCAATCATTCTCCCACCACACTTGGGGGCTAGCTATGCATCGCCACCACCACCAGTCATCCAAGGATATTAAGGAGTACTATATATTCATCAATCATGTTTGATCCATACGTGTCAGTAATCCAAAAATATCTTTCCAAACTATCACTTTGTAAGATTTGTGTTTTCGTTTTTTTAGTTGCAAATCAGTTGGATCATTCTTATGTAGCAATTTATACGCATCTAGTACATTAATTTGTCATTCATCATTAATTTGCATTGCAGTTTGTTGAATTGCCTAGCTAGCTATCATTGAACTCCTTGGGTTTTGTACTTCAACTAGCTTTTTCTTgcagaaacaaaaaaaatcgaGATGATCTTGTAGTAAAAGTagtaattttaaatttcaaatatcGTTTTACTATGTTTTTTTTCGCCCACA comes from Henckelia pumila isolate YLH828 chromosome 4, ASM3356847v2, whole genome shotgun sequence and encodes:
- the LOC140865598 gene encoding pollen-specific leucine-rich repeat extensin-like protein 4, yielding MANPRKKMAFGCFLFVFSFLSSSFSYASTDLQAAHVASRQLLHLARGEDLLLEYEFPVDSGATFPNSRLKKAYVALQEWKKAIYSDPFNFTCNWEGADVCAYKGVFCEQALDDSNDTVVAGVDLNHADIAGHLPEALGYLSDISLLHINSNRFCGIVPPSIKQMKLLHELDLSNNRFVGPFPDVVLELPNLKYLDLRFNDFEGELPKELFEKDLDAIFLNNNRFHSNIPENLGNSPASVVVISNNKLKGCIPQSIGNMAGMLDEFIASKNDLSGCLPEEITLLNTTTVFDISGNKFVGDLPQGMEYMQGLEILDVEKNMLRGKVPESICTLPSLKNFTFSLNYFDTKDPQCYPGVIPELVVYGKKNCFAGERQQRSEDDCYKTLKEVVDCSSTGCRPSNDGQGAKPKIPKNHGPSKSSPNKETPRENPPTAKPGSSPSVPKSQPTNPKPKFSQSPPIPQVHKPGHSNPPKASIPPPTVRPHKVPKHTPIPTSPKPEKPIPHTIGGSYTSPPPPLIFSPPPTPVFSPQQPVHSPPPSHRNSSPPPVFSPPPPVYSPPPSAPVVSPPPPVHSPPPRPIHSPPPPPPTVSPPPPPVYSPPPPPPTVSPPPPPVYSPPPPPPTVSPPPPPVYSPPPPPPIFSPPPPVYSPPPPPVHSPPPPPVYSPPPPPIFSPPPPPVFSPPPPVQSPPPLFSPPPPPTPQPSPPPPVFKPIILPPHLGASYASPPPPVIQGY